CCTATTCGACCAAGGGGACTCAGCGTGGACTCGGTACTTACAGCTCCAAGCTTATTACCGAGCAGTCCTTGATGGGACAGCTGAACTTTTCCAGCGATCCGGTCTACGGGACTGTTTTCACGGTTTCACTGCCGCTGGCTCCCTCCAATTAAACCTGTTTCCTGGTTCGTAACGTATTGCGATCTTCGCTAGTAGTTCGGGTTATTTAACGACTTTGAATTTCCTCTAGCTTGCCATCCGAATGTTGGGCCTTATTGGATCGTGTTTATGCCAGTCGTCGATAAACCCCTAGAACAACTACTTGAATACACGAGCAGCAATCCGAAGCCTGCAGACTTTGACGCCTTTTGGGACAAGGGCCTAGCCGAGTTGGATGCCCTGGATCCGGAGCTTGCTTTCTCGGATGCGGAATTTCAAGCGCCCTACGCAAAGTGCCAGTCCATGCATTTTACAGGTACCGGTGGTGCGCGGGTTCATGCCAAGCTTGCGACGCCCCTCAACGCGCCTGCTGGTCCACGGCCGGCCTTGCTTTTCTTTCATGGGTATACCGGTGCGGCGCCGCATTGGATTGAAATGCTGCCCTATGTCGCGGCCGGGTATACGGTCGCCGGTCTTGATTGCCGGGGGCAGGGCGGATTGTCCGAGGATATAGTCCCGACCAAGGGGAATACCTTGCACGGTCACATTATCAAGGGGCTCGATGATGTTCCCGAGAAAATGTACTATCGTAATGTATTCTTGGATACAGCGTTGATGGCCCGTATCGTGATGGGCCTTGGCGATGTCGATGCGACCCGTGTGGGTGTGGCCGGCGGCAGCCAGGGCGGTGCGTTGGCCTTGGCATGTGCGGCCCTGGAGCCTCGCATCAAGCGTGTGTATTCACAGTTTCCGTTCCTGAGCGACTACAAGCGTGTGTGGACTATGGACCTCGACCAGAATGCGTACGCCGGTTTGCGCGATTACTTTCGCCGGTTCGACCCGCTGCATCAACGGGAGGATGCCATCTTTGAAAAGCTGGGCTATATCGATGTCAGCCATTTGTCGGCACGCATCAAAGGTGAGGTGCTTATGGCGATTACCCTAATCGACAATATCTGTCCGCCTTCGACTCAGTTTGCTGCCTACAATGCAATCCAATCGGAGAAGTCGAATCTGATCTATCCGGACTTCGGTCACGAAGGTCTGCCGGGTGCACCGGAGGCGACGTTTGAATTCATGATGGGGCTGTGATCTAGGAGGGCAACGCTCCGTCGTTGCCTCGCATGCTCAAAGAATTAACTGACAACACTTCGGTTGTGACGGAGCACAACCCTCCACTCAAATACCATGAAAGTCGTTCAATGCTGGGATGACGGGGTCAATGATGACATCCGTCTGATCGAGATTCTTCGCAAACACGGGGCCAAGGCTTCGTTTAACTTGAACCCCGCGTCACACAAAGCGCAGCGCGAGGGCGGGTTTAATGAGAAGTGGGGCAAGACGATTCAGCGT
The nucleotide sequence above comes from Coraliomargarita parva. Encoded proteins:
- a CDS encoding alpha/beta fold hydrolase, with protein sequence MPVVDKPLEQLLEYTSSNPKPADFDAFWDKGLAELDALDPELAFSDAEFQAPYAKCQSMHFTGTGGARVHAKLATPLNAPAGPRPALLFFHGYTGAAPHWIEMLPYVAAGYTVAGLDCRGQGGLSEDIVPTKGNTLHGHIIKGLDDVPEKMYYRNVFLDTALMARIVMGLGDVDATRVGVAGGSQGGALALACAALEPRIKRVYSQFPFLSDYKRVWTMDLDQNAYAGLRDYFRRFDPLHQREDAIFEKLGYIDVSHLSARIKGEVLMAITLIDNICPPSTQFAAYNAIQSEKSNLIYPDFGHEGLPGAPEATFEFMMGL